From a region of the Spelaeicoccus albus genome:
- the pknB gene encoding Stk1 family PASTA domain-containing Ser/Thr kinase: MSDRRILAGRYEVRALLGRGGMAEVHEGLDTRLGRSIAIKLLRSDLARDPSFQARLRREAQSAAALNHPSIVAVYDSGEEVLHESGGGEVHVPFIVMEYVRGHTLRDLLKSEGQLPVDQAVHAAAGVLSALQYSHRAGIVHRDIKPGNVMITPSDDVKVMDFGIARALADTSATMTQTSAVVGTAQYLSPEQARGEVVDARSDLYSAACLLFELLTGRPPFVGDSPVAVAYQHVREEPDAPSVHNDDVPPAIDRVLMHALAKERGDRYQDAGTFRADLLAAQGGRPLSIDGPDDDSTTVMGAAAPAPTEAMTQAMGAQTAATTVQQTHTPSHRADVAEATGVAAFAGDSPSTAETPVSDGDDEEPPKKHKSAKGWIWFLSILLVLVLGGLGYYVYTLQKPEQPPGFKLDNVTNIDADQAKSILTGRHLKVKETKKKDKSVPKGTVIATKPKPKTIVHRGDVITLVVSSGPKSVTVPDVDGQTETYARQLLEQSNLVAGSDSEDYSPSLEKGKVLRSNPRAGKKVDGGSTVDLVLSNGQVRVPGVVGEKKKHACHILESSDYQLSCDVTTRVSDPDKYPAGTVVKQSTSQGEAVPQHSTITITVAVPPEKPTNSPTNSPTESPTESPTTSPTESPTDPATTSPPDDGGKGDGE, from the coding sequence ATGAGTGACCGCCGCATTCTGGCCGGACGCTACGAGGTTCGCGCCCTCCTCGGCCGCGGGGGAATGGCCGAGGTCCATGAAGGGCTCGACACCCGCCTTGGCCGGTCGATCGCCATCAAACTCTTGCGCAGCGATTTGGCCCGCGACCCGTCGTTCCAGGCCAGGCTGCGCCGCGAGGCCCAGTCCGCCGCCGCATTGAACCACCCCTCGATCGTCGCGGTCTACGATTCCGGCGAAGAAGTATTACACGAGTCGGGCGGCGGCGAAGTGCACGTACCGTTCATCGTCATGGAGTACGTACGCGGGCACACGCTGCGCGATCTGCTCAAGAGCGAGGGACAGCTGCCGGTCGATCAGGCCGTGCACGCCGCAGCCGGCGTGCTCTCGGCCCTGCAATACAGCCACCGGGCCGGCATCGTGCACCGCGACATCAAACCCGGCAACGTGATGATCACGCCGTCCGACGATGTCAAGGTGATGGACTTCGGCATTGCTCGCGCACTGGCCGACACGTCGGCCACCATGACTCAAACGTCCGCAGTCGTCGGAACCGCGCAATATTTGTCGCCGGAGCAGGCTCGCGGCGAGGTCGTCGATGCGCGCAGCGACCTGTATTCGGCAGCGTGCCTGCTCTTCGAGTTGTTGACCGGCCGCCCGCCGTTCGTCGGTGATTCTCCGGTGGCCGTGGCCTACCAGCATGTGCGTGAAGAGCCGGACGCGCCGAGCGTGCACAACGACGACGTGCCGCCCGCGATCGACCGGGTGCTCATGCATGCGCTGGCCAAGGAACGCGGCGACAGATATCAGGACGCCGGCACCTTCCGCGCCGATCTGCTGGCCGCGCAGGGCGGGCGTCCCTTGAGTATTGACGGGCCCGACGACGACTCCACAACCGTCATGGGCGCAGCCGCGCCCGCACCCACCGAGGCCATGACGCAGGCCATGGGCGCGCAAACGGCCGCCACGACGGTTCAGCAGACGCACACGCCGTCGCATCGTGCCGACGTCGCGGAGGCGACGGGCGTGGCTGCGTTCGCCGGAGACTCGCCGTCCACCGCCGAAACGCCGGTCTCCGACGGTGACGACGAGGAACCGCCGAAAAAGCACAAGAGCGCCAAGGGGTGGATCTGGTTCCTGTCGATCCTGCTGGTGCTGGTGCTCGGCGGACTCGGCTACTACGTCTACACGTTGCAGAAGCCCGAGCAGCCGCCCGGGTTCAAGCTCGACAACGTGACGAACATCGACGCCGATCAAGCCAAGTCGATTCTCACTGGGCGTCACTTGAAGGTCAAGGAGACCAAAAAGAAGGACAAGAGCGTCCCCAAGGGCACCGTCATTGCCACGAAACCGAAGCCGAAGACGATTGTCCACCGCGGCGACGTGATCACCCTTGTCGTCTCGTCCGGACCGAAGAGCGTCACGGTGCCCGATGTCGACGGCCAAACCGAGACGTATGCGCGCCAGCTGCTGGAACAGAGCAATTTGGTCGCCGGTTCGGATTCCGAGGATTACAGCCCGAGCCTGGAGAAGGGCAAGGTGCTCCGGTCGAATCCTCGTGCCGGGAAGAAGGTCGATGGCGGTTCGACAGTCGATCTGGTGCTCTCGAACGGTCAAGTTCGGGTGCCGGGAGTCGTCGGAGAAAAGAAGAAGCACGCATGCCACATCCTTGAGAGCAGCGATTACCAGCTTTCCTGCGACGTCACCACCCGCGTCAGCGATCCGGACAAGTACCCGGCCGGCACGGTCGTCAAGCAAAGCACGTCGCAAGGTGAAGCGGTCCCGCAGCATTCGACGATCACCATCACTGTCGCAGTACCGCCTGAGAAACCGACGAACAGTCCGACCAATTCACCGACGGAATCGCCCACCGAGAGCCCGACGACGTCGCCCACCGAGAGCCCAACCGACCCAGCCACCACGTCGCCACCGGACGATGGCGGCAAGGGCGACGGAGAGTAA